TGGCGGATCTGGCGATCCACGATGCCGCGGCCTTCACCGCCCTGGTGGGCAAGGCCAAGGAGGCGCTGACCCGGTAACGTGCGGATCTACAGCTCTCTGCGCGTCGAGCGCATGCTTGTTCTGGGGTTCCTGTCGCTCATCACGGCAGGAACCCTTGTGCTTTGGGCGGTGGACCGCCTGTCGGGACACCCCTTAAGCCTTTTGGACGCCCTCTTCACCGCCACCTCCGCGGTCTGCGTCACGGGGCTTGCGGTGGTGGACACGGGGAGGGATCTGAGCCTGCCCGCCCAGGGGGTGCTGTTGCTGCTGATCCAGTTGGGGGGCCTGGGGGTGATGACCGCCACCACGGCGTTGCCCCTGGTCTTCGGGATGAAGATCCACCTCCGGCAGCGGCTTCTCTTCGCGGGAGGGCTGGGGATGGACACTCCCCAGGGGGCGGTGCGGCTGCTGTCCACGGTGCTTCGGTACACCCTGGCGGTGGAGGCCCTGATGGCCGCACCCCTGTTCTGGGGGTTTCTCCAGAGGGAGGCCCCGGGGCGGGCGGCGTACCTGGCGGTCTTCCACAGCATCAGTGCCTTCTGCAACGCCGGGTTCTCCCCCTATGGAGACAGTCTGGAGACCTTTGCGGGGACCTTCTGGGTGCCCGGAGCGGTGATGGTCCTCGTCGTCCTGGGGGGGCTGGGGTTTCCGGTGGCGGCGGAGCTGCGGGCCTGTGCCCGCAGGCGCCACCCCCTCTCCGCCTACACCCGGATGGTGCTGGTCGTCACGGCGGGGCTGATCCTCCTGGGCACGGTCCTGCTTGCCTTCTCGGAGTGGGACCGGGCGTTTCGGGACCTTCCGCCCCTCCTGAAGGGGTGGAACGCCCTCTTCCACAGCATCACTCCCCGAACGGCGGGGTTCGACACGGTGGCCCTGAGAAACTTCTCCGGCCTGGGCCTGGGGATCACCCTCACCCTCATGTTTGTGGGGGCTTCCCCGGCCTCCACGGGGGGGGGAATCAAGACCACCACCTTTGGGGTGCTGCTGGCCTGTTCCTGGAAGGAAGTCCAGGGGGAGGAGGAGACGGTGGTCTGGGGGCGACGCATTGATCCGCGAACCCAAAGGAAGGCCCTGGCCCTGACGGTGCTGTACCTGGCCACCCTGTTCCTGGCGGTGCTGGGGCTCTGTCTCTACGAACCCTTCTCCTTCCGGGACCTGCTCTTCGAGGCCTTCTCCGCCATGGGCACGGTGGGGCTTTCGGTGGGCATCACCCCGAGGCTCACCCCGGAGGGTAAGATGATCCTGGTGTTTCTGATGTTCTGGGGCCGGGTGGGCATCGTGACCTTCCTCTACGGCATCCTCGCCCGCACCCGTCCCGGGAAGGTCCAGTACCCCTCGGCGCAGATGCCCATCGGCTAGGAGGAATCGGGACATGAAAGAGGAATCCAAGAGCTATCTGGTCATCGGGCTGGGGCGTTTCGGTACGGCCCTGTGCAACCGGCTGGTGGACCTGGGACAGCGGGTGGTGGGAGTGGACAAGGTGCGCGCCCACGTGGAGGAGCTGGCGGATCGCCTGGATCTGGCGGCGCAGCTGGACGCCACGGACGAGGAGGCTCTGGTGAAGGTGGGGGCCAAGGACGCGGACGTGGCGGTGGTGGCCATCGGGGAGGGCGTGGAGGCAAGCGTGCTGGCCACGGCCATCCTCCGGGACCTGGGCATCCCCCTGGTGGTGGCCCGGGCCATCGATCCCCTTCACGCCAAGGTGCTGGAACGGGTGGGGGCCCACCGGGTCTTTTCCCCGGAGCAGGACATGGGGGTGCGGATGGCGGAGCAGCTGGCCCATCCTTGGCTGGCCCACTTCACGGCCCTGCAACAGACGGATTTTCTGGTGGGGGAGATGGCCCCGCTGGAGGAGATGACCGGCAAGACGCTGCAGGACCTGCATTTCACCCATCGCTACAAGGCCATGATCCTCCTGGTGGAACGCGGGGGTACCCGCTTTCTCCCCCGGGCGGACACGGTGATCCTGCCCACGGACCGTCTTTGGGTGGCTGGAAGGCAGGAGGACCTGGCCCAGTGGCTGGATGGGACGGATTCGGAAGGGAAGTGACGGGATGAGCGACATGCTCCGGGATGTGGAGCGGATGGAGGCAGCCTTCGCCGAGACCATGGAGAAGGTTCGGTCCCTGGGGGACCTGGAAGCCCTCCGGCTGGAGTACCTGGGCAAGAAGGGCGCGTTGACAGGGCTGCTTCGTCTCCTGGGCCAGGCGGCCCCGGAGGAGCGTCCGGCCCTGGGTCAGGCGGTGAACCGGCTTCGGGACGCCTGCGAGGAGAGCCTGAAGGTCCGGGCGGCGGAACTGCGGGAGCAGGAAGAGGAGGCGGCGGAGGCCCGGGACCGGGTGGACGTGTCCCTCCCCGGGTGCGGTCGCCCCTACGGCCGCCCCCATCCGGTGGTACAGACCTTTCAGGAGATCCTGGACATCTTCGTCTCCCTGGGCTTCTCCGTGGCCTCGGGCCCGGAGATCGAGACGGACTTCTTCAACTTCGAGGCCCTGAACTTCAAGGCCCACCACCCCGCCCGGGACATGCAGGACACCTTCTTCGTGGAGAAGGATCGCCTGCTGCGGACCCACACCTCCCCGGTGCAGGTGCGGAGCATGCTGGCCCAGGGGGCGCCCCTTCGGATCGTCATTCCCGGACGGGTGTATCGCCGGGACAGCGACCCGACCCATTCCCCCATGTTCCATCAGGTGGAGGGGCTGCTCCTGGACGAGAACATCTCCGTGGCGGACCTGAAGGGCTGCCTGCAGGCCTTCGTGGACGCCATCTTCGGGCGTCCCCTGCGGTCCCGCTTCCGGGGAAGTTACTTCCCCTTCACGGAGCCCTCCCTGGAGATGGACGTGGAGTGCGTGGTCTGCGCGGGGAATCCCGCGGGGTGCCGGGTCTGCAAGGGGACCGGCTGGCTGGAGATCCTGGGGGCGGGGATGGTGCACCCCAACGTGCTGCGCAGCGGAGGGGTGGACCCGGAACGCTACGGCGGCTTCGCCTGGGGCATGGGGGTGGACCGGGTGGCCATGCTCAAGTACGGCCTCTCGGACCTGCGTCCCCTCTTCGAGGGAGACCTGGCGTACCTGACGGGGGGGAACTAGACATGCGGGTGTACTGGAAATGGCTGGAGGAGCTGGTGACCCTCCCCCTGGGTCCCGAGGCCCTGGCAGATCGGCTCACCATGACGGGCACGGAGGTGGAGTCCATCGAGACCCCCTGCGGCGCCCTCTCGGGCGTCCTGGTGGCTCGGGTGGTCTCCTGCGAGCCGCACCCGGAAAAGGGATCCCTTCGGGTGGTCCGGGCGGACCTGGGCGGAGGGCGGGAGGCCACGGTGGTCACCGGAGCGGCCAACGCGAGGGTGGGGGCCAAGTTCCCCTACGCCCCCCCCGGAGCGACCCTGGCGGACGGGACGGTCCTGGGCACCCGGGACTTCGACGGGGTGTCCAGCGCCGGGATGCTCCTGTCCGCGGAGGAATTGGGGCTGGAGGGTCTGGACGGCGAAGGGGGGCTGCTGTCCCTGCCCGAGGAGGCCCCGGAGGGGACGGACTTCCGCGCCTGGGCGGGGCTGGACGTCCCGGTGCTGGACCTGTCCATCACCCCCAATCGGGGGGATCTCTGCTCCCTCATGGGGGTGGCTCGGGAGGTCCACGGCCTGCTGGAGGACGCCCCGCTGCGGGGCCCCCTTCCTCTGTCGGGGACCGGAGAGGTGGAGTGGGCGGACTCCTTCGGGGGCATCCGGCTGGAGGATTCGGGGTGCGAGCAGTACGCCCTGGGGTATGGAGAGAACATCCGCATCGCCCCCGCCCCCCTGGAGGCCCGGCTGAAGCTCCTTCTCTCGGGGATGCGCCCGGTGAGCAACGTGGTGGACGCCACGAACCTGGCCATGCTCCTCTTCGGTCAGCCCCTTCACGCCTTCGACCGGGACCGGTTGCCCGGTTCGGACATCCGGGTCCGCGGCGCCCGCCCGGGGGAAAGGCTGGTCACCCTGGACGGGAAGGAACGGGTCCTGGAGGAGCAGGACCTGGTCATCGCCAGCGGAGAGACCCCCATCGGCCTGGCGGGGGTCATGGGGGGGCTGGACTCGGAGATCGTCCCGGAGACGAAACGAATCCTCCTGGAGTCGGCGGTGTTCGATCCCTCCCGGGTGAGCCGCACCTCCCGACGGCTGGGTCTCCCCAGCCAGGCGGCGTTCCGGTTCAGCCGGGGTCTGGATTCGACCCGGGTGCTCCCGGCGGCGGAGTACGTGCTGGATCTTCTCTCCCGCTGGGCGGGCATGAGGCCGGGAAATCGGATCCTCCATCAGTTTCGGGACATCCCCGCCCCTCGGACGGTGCTCCTGCGCCGGGAGACCCTGCGCCGGGTGCTGCTCTGGGACGGCCTGGAGGAGGCCGTCCCGGGTCTGGAGCGGCTGGGATTCGGGGTGCAGCCCCAGGAGGGACTGGGGGAGGACCGGGTCCTCTTCCGTGTGCCCTCGTGGCGCAACGACGTGGAGGCGGAGGAGGACCTGGTGGAGGAGGTGGGGCGCCTTCGGGGCTACGACCGCATCGCTCCCCGGATCCCCGGCTGCCTGCACGGTCGGGGCGTGCTCCCCGAGAGCTTCCTGGCCCTGCGGCAGGTGCGCCAGGCGGCGTTGGCTCGGGGGTACGTGGAGGTCATGACCTACAGCTTCCTGCACCCTCGGGAGCTGGAGCGGCTGCACTTTTCCCCCCAGGATCCCCGGGGCAACCCCCCCGGGCTGCTCAACCCCATCAGCCAGGAACAGGTGGCCATGCGCACCTGCATCCTCCCGGGGCTGCTGCGGGCGCTGGAACAGAACCTCCGGTCGGGGTGGCGCGGCTCCATGCGGTTCTTCGAGACGGGCAACGTGTTCTTCCACGATGCGCAGGAAGGTTACCGGGAATCGGAGCACCTGGCGGGGCTGGTCTACCTGGGCAAGGACAGGCACGTGCTCTACGGGGATCGCCTCCGGGAGGACTTCTTCACGGTCAAGGCGGACGTGGAGGCCCTGCTTGCCGCCCGAGGGATCGTCGCCCAGTGGCGGGAGGGAGAGGAGCCCTTCGGCCACCGGGGGCAGACCGCCGCGATCTTGCGGGACGGAGTGCCCCGGGGCACCCTCTGCCGCCTGAAGCCCGCACTGGCCCGGGAGCTGGATGCGGAGGAAGGAATCTTCGTCTTCGAGCTGGACCTGGATGCCTTCAGCCCCGCGGTGCGGGGGGTTTACGGAAACCCCTTCCGCTTCCCTCCCGCCCAGCGAGACGTGGCCCTTTTGGTGTCGGTGGACCGCCCCGCAGAGGCGGTGCGGGAGGAGATCCTGACCCTGGGGGACCGGGAGCGGATCCGAGGGGTGGAACTCTTCGACCATTTCGAGGGCAAGGGCATCCCCGAGGGGTTCCGCAGCCTGGCCTTCTCGGTGCTCTACCGCCACCCCGACCGGACCCTCCGGGACGAGGAAGTGGAGGGAGCCCACCTGGAGCTGCGCCGCAAACTGCAGGAAAAGGGATACACTCTACGGTAGTCCGAGAAAGGGAGGGTTTGGAATGATCCAGCAGTTCGAACAGTTCGAAAGACTGGTGGACCGCCTCGCCGGAAGGATGGCGAACCTCCAGAGGGAACGGGATGGGGCGGTGGCCGAAGCGGCCGCCCTGAAGGGACAGATGCAGGAGAAGGACCTGGAACTGATCCGGGCCCGCAAGGAGGCCCAGCGGGCGGTGGAACAGATGGAGCGGGAGAAGATGGCCCTCCAGAAGGACCAGCAGCAGTTGGAGCAGAAGCTGGGCGACCTGATGGCCAAGATCCGGGGGCTCCTGCCGGAGGAGACCCCTTCCTCCGGGGGGGGGCGTCCGGCGGCCTGACGCAGCCTTAGGTGCGGGACGGGACGATGGAACAACGCCTCACCCTTCTCGTGGGCAGAAAGACCTACTCCGTGGTCACCTCCCTGGGGGAGGAACGGGCCCGGGAGGTCTCGGAGGTGGTCCGTCAGGTTCTGGACCAGACGGACCCCTCCCTGAGCCAGGAAGAACGCCTCTTCCTGGTCTCCATGCTCCTGGCGAGCCAGATGGTGCACCTGAGGGAGAGGCTGGAGATCCTGGCGGGACCGGAAGGGGAGGAGTCCTCGTGACGTCTCCCGTGGACTACCTGGTGGCCGCCGCCGGGGCGTTCTGGATCCTCAAGGGCCTCTTCCGGGGTTTCGCCGGGGAGGTCCTTTCCCTTCTGGGGTGGGTCCTGGGGGTGTTCGCGGGGCTGCGCTTCGGGGGGGGGCGGCTTCTCCGCTTCAGAAAAGCCTGGGGCTGGAGCCTCCCCTTGCCGCCGCCCTGGGCTTTTTGGGGGTGCTCCTGGGGTGTCTGTTGGCGGCGGCGCTCCTTTCCCGGGTCGTCCGGTCCGCCTTAAGCGCCGTGCGCCTCTCCCTTCTGGACCGTCTCCTGGGAGGGGTCTTGGGGGCGGCCAAGGTCCTGCTGCTGCTCTTCGGGATCTATTTCCTGGGGACCCTAGTCTCTCCCTGGCTCGCCCCCCACTGGACCGACGGGAGCGTGGCCCTTCGGTTCGCCCAAAGCCATTGGGAGGAGGTCCAAAGCCTCGGGGGGCGGCTGGGACTTTCCCCCACGGGAACCCGGGTCCCTCATCCCCTGCCTCCCTTCCTCCAGGAGGCGCCGCAGCACCCCGAAGGAAACCCATAGGAGGGACGAAGCGTTCATGTGGTGTGAACCCCATACATACCAAGCCCTGGAAATCGACAAGATCCTCCGCATCCTCGCCGCGGGGTGCCGCAGCCCCCTGGGCCAGGAGACCCTGCACAAACTGACGCCGGCGGGGGACGGCACCGCCCTGGCCCGTAGGGTGGGACGCTTCCGGGCGTACCTCCAGGCCCGGGACCGGCAGGGGGAATACCCCTGGGACGGCAGGCTTCGTCCCCTTTCTCCCCTGGCGGAGGAGGCCCGGCGCGCCGGGTGGCTTACCGGGGAAGAGCTGGTCACCGTGCGCATCGCCCTCCTGTTGGCCAAGCGTCTGCGCCAGCGCCTTCGGACGGACGGGGAGACCTGGCCGGAACTCAAGGACCTGGCCCGGACCTTCCACGATTGGGACGAGGAAGTGGCGGCCCTGGAGGTGCTGGACGAGGACGGGCGCTTCTACGACCATGCCTCGCCGGAGCTGAAGCGCATCCGGCAGAAGCAGTTCACCGTCCGGGATGCCATCAAGCGCCGTTCCCAGCAGCTCTTCCAGGACTCGGGCACCGCCTCCATGCTTCAGGAACGGGTGCTCTCCCTGCGCAACGGCCGCTTCTGCGTCCTGGTGCGCATGGACGCCGCGGGGGGCTACCCCGGGCTGGTGCTGGAAAAGTCCTCCTCGGGCAACAGCATCTACGTGGAGCCTCAGATCCTGCTCCCCCTGAACAACCAGTGGGCGGTGCTTCTGGAGGAGGAACGGGAGGAGGAGAGCCGCCTCCTCCGTGCCCTCACGGGGCTGATCCTGAAGCGGGAGAAGGCCTTGCTGGACACGGAGGAGAGCCTGGGGCTCCTGGACCTGTTCTACGCCCTGGGGGAGAGGATGGACCGGGACCGCTGGACCCTTCCGGAATGGACCCCCAAGAAGACCCTGGACTTCCGCCAGGCCCGGCACCCCCTCCTGGGGGATCGGGCGGTGCCCCTGGACCTGCTCTGCGGGGAGGGGTACCGGATGCTGGTCATCACGGGGCCCAACACGGGGGGGAAGACCGTGGCCCTCAAGACCCTGGGGGTGTGCGCCTACCTGGCCTGGATGGGTTTCCCCGTGCCCTGCCGGGAGGATTCCCGGGTGGGGGAGGTGGGGGAACTCTTCGCCGACATCGGGGACGAACAGAGCATCGAACAGAACCTCTCCACCTTCAGCGCCCACGTGCACCATCTGGTGGCCATCCTCAAGAGCGCCACGGAGCGGTCCCTGGTGCTGCTGGACGAGCTGGGGGCGGGGACGGATCCCGACGAGGGTTCGGCCCTGGGCATCGCCCTGCTGGAGCACTTCCGCAAGCTGGGGTGTCTGCTCTGGGCCACCACCCACCACAACCCCATCAAGCACTTCGCCCTGGCCACCTCCGGGGTGGAGACCGCATCCATGGAGTTCGACCTGTCCACCCTCTCTCCCACCTACCGGCTGCGCCTGGGTATCCCCGGGAAGAGCAACGCCCTGCTCATCGCCCGCAAGCTGGGCATGCCCGGGGGGGTGCTCCGTCGGGCCCGGGAGGCCATGGAGGGACAGCACGCGGACTTTGAAGCCCTGCTGGGGGAGCTGGAGGAGAAACGCCGACGCCTGGAGCGGGAGATGGAGACCCTGGAGACCAAGACCCGGGAGGCGGAACGCCTGCGTCGGGACTTCGAGACCCGCAACAAGGAGATCCAGGAGAAGAAGGACAAGCTGCTGGAACAGGCGGACCACAAGGCCTCCCGCATCATCCGGGAGGCGGAGGAGGGCGCCAAGGCCCTGCTGCGCAACCTCCGGGAGGCGGAACTGGCCAAGGCCCACCAGGAGTACCAACGGAAGAAGCATCACTTCGACCGCCTGGAAGATCGGCGGGAAGAGAGGGAGGTCCGCCGGGTCAACCGTCTGGCCGCGGAGGGAAGCACCGGGGAGCCCCAGGTGGGGGACCGGGTGGAGATCCCCGGCTCGGGCCTTCGGGGGGACCTGGTGGCCCTCGAAGGGGGGGACGCCCTGGTGCAGTCCGGTCCCATGCGGGTCCGGGTGCCCCTGAAGCGGCTCAAGCGCAGCGCGGACCAGCAGCGCAACGACCCCCCTCCCCGGATTCAGGTCTCCGCCCCTCGGGGTGTGTCCAGTTCCCTCATGGTGCGGGGCATGACCGTGGACGAGGCCATGCCCCTGGTGGAGCAGTATCTGGACCAGGCCTACCGGGCGGGGTACGGGGAGGTCTCGGTGATCCACGGCCGGGGAGAGGGCATCCTGCGCCGGGAGGTGCAGGAGCTGTGCAAGCGCACCCCCTTCGTGGAGTCCCATCGTCTGGGGGGACCCGGCGAGGGGGGCTACGGGGTCACCATCGTCCGGTTCGCGTCCTGACGGGAGACCCCGTCCCTCACCTCTTGGCGGGATCTCCCATCTCCCGAAGGCAGTTCAGGGCGTGAAGCAGCTCCACATCCGTTCCGGCGGCGAAGGCCAGCACGTTCTCCAGGGTGCGGGGGACCCGGACGTCCGGGTGGACGCCCCCCACCCCGTTTCGGCTGTCGAGCTGGATCCGGCCCTCCCGGTCCACGGAGCGGCCGAAGGGGTAGCCGATGAGGTAACCGCCGGGTATCCGGATCAGCCCCCCCACCATCCCGAAGGAACCGTTGCTGCCGAAGAATCCCACCACCCGGGCCCGGGGGGCTCGACGGATACCCATGGCCAGGCCCTCGCCGGAGCTGACCGTCCCCGGGTTCACCAGCACGGCCACGGGGCCCGCGTATCGAGGCGACTGGGGTTCCATGGAGATGCAGTCCACCACCGGGTCGGAGAGGTTTCGCTCGTCGAAGGTGATCCGCAGAAAGCCGCCGGTTCTCCCGTCGTAGTACTCCTGGGCCTCGTAGAAGGAGGGCCCGTCCAGGAAGAATCCCGCCAGGTCCGCCGCAAGCCGGTCCGATCCCCCGTAGTTGCCTCGCAGGTCCACCACCACCCCCGGCGCGTCCGCCGCGACGAAGGAGCGGATCGCCTCCTGAAACTGCCGGAAAAGACCCTCGGGGTAGTGTTCCGGGTCTGCCAGGTCCAGTTCCAGCCCCAACCGGACGTATCCAAAACCTCCCGGCAGGATCCGATGCTCCACCCGGTCGGAAAGTTCCGCCCGGCGGGCGAAGTCCACCCGGGAGAGGGTCCACCCGCCGTCGTCCTCCGCCACGAGCCGGACGATCCGGGGATGGGCCTCGCCGGGGTTTCGGTAGACCGCCTCCACCTCCGCCCCCGCCGGGGCTCGGGGCAGGAGCCGAATCCGCTCCAGCCTTCGGTGGGCCTCCGTGGCCTGAGGGGACTCGCCCCCGAAGGCTCCGGTCAGGGTTTTCAGGGGAACCGTCGCCGGGTCGATTCCCTCCAGGGCTCGCTCGACCGGTTCGTTTCCCCAGGCCAGGATTTCCGCGCCCTGCCGGATCCCCGCCCGGTCGGCGGGCCCCTTGGGGAGGATCGCCGCCGCGATGATCTGCCCCTCCTCCAGCTCCGCCGCGGCCAGCCCAAAGCCGGACCCTGCCCGTTCCGCTGCGAGGGCGGCGGGCACGGAGAGAGCTTCCGCCTTCAGCTTGACGTGTCCGTCGGGAAGGGAGCAGACGTACCCCAGCAGGGCCAGATAGTAGGCTCGCTCGTCCTTCTCCTGGAGGGCTCGTCGGATCCGGGGCAGGAAGCGGGCCCGCAGGTCCGTCCAGGATATGCTCTTCCACTCCCCGAAGGCGTATTCCCGGGACAGCTTCCCGTGGGCCGCCTCGAAGGCCTCGGTCCAGGAAAGGGCGCTCAAGTCCGCCGACAGGGGGAACTGGAAACCCTCTCGGGGGTCGACGGGAGGGCTTCCCGTTGCCTCGGCTCTCCCGCAGGTGTCTCCGAGGAGGAGGGCCCCCAGGCAGAGCAGCCCTGCCAGGAGGCACCGACGAAATCCCCCTACCCTCTGGATGCGCAGCCCTTTTACGATCCCCCGATCCTCCGTGCGCTCCCTCGGGGGGTCTCCTGCCCTGAAAAAACAGGAAGAGGGCGAAGGTTCCTGCGGATGGCCCTGCTCTGCGGCGTTCTCCAGGGGTTCCCGCTTCTCGATGAGAGGGGTGGGGGTTGCAAAGGGTAACTGCGGGGGCATGTGGTCCTCCTTCTCCCTTGTCTCTGGGGATTGGTCAGGGGTTTGAAGAGTGATGGCCATGGATTTCATCCTGCCTTTCGGTGAAGGAAGCTGCGGGTTCTTCCTGTCCCTTCTTCGTGTCCTCAAGGGGGTGTAACCTCGGTATTGCCAAGGCTTCGCCGGGTTTCTCCTTGACAAGAAAGGAGAGGGGGAGTAATCTCCCTCCTGTAGCGCGTGTCCGTAGCTCAGCTGGATAGAGTGTTGGCCTCCGGAGCCAAAGGTCCCGGGTTCGAATCCCGGCGGGCACGCCATGAACGGTCGCCCCTACCGATCCTCGGTAGGGGCTTTTTCGTGGTCCTGCGCAGTCAGAGGGGCCGCGGCCTTTCGGGCCTCCACCGGATCAAAGACCACCCGTCCCACGGGGATCCGTCCCTCCAGGGCCTCCACGACCCGGCTTGCTGCCTCCTGGTCGAACCCCCCGCAGAGTTCCAGGATCTGGATTCCCTGATCGAACAGGATTCGGGCGGCCGCGCAGGCCTGTTCCGTGGAGGAGACTGCCACGACCTGAGTGCGGAAGGACCCGGAATCCAGCACCGCCCGGTGTTCCTCCGGATCGTAGCCGGGGCCCTTCAGGATGAAGCCGTACCTCTTGAGTTCCATGGGCGTCGCCCCCTCGTCGGTTGGATGGATCCCGGAGCCTTCTCATCATACCCCCCCGTCCTCTCCGATTCTGCGGGAAGGAGGCAGGGGGCTTCCGAGATGCCCTTGACGAGGCAACGGGCAGAATCGAAAGTGGAGGGCATCCACGGTGTCTCGGCGGGGCCCTTCGGCCCACCGAAGGCATCCTCGGGAGGAGGACCGGACATGGGTATGAGGCGCAAGGACAAGGAGATCACGGACCCGGCGGTGTTGGAGGCCATCCTCCGCAAGGGTCAGGTGTTGCATCTGGGCCTGGCAGATGTGGGGGGACAGCCCTACGTGGTGCCCCTGGGGTACGGCTATGCCCCCGGGGAGGTGGTGCTCCACGGGGCTATGAAAGGGCTGAAGCTGGACCTGATCCGCCAGAACCCCCGGGTGAGCTTCAACGTGGTGCTTCGTCCCGAACTGGTGCGGAACCCGGACCCCACGGAGTACTCCATGCGCTATATCAGCGTCATCGGCACGGGGGAAGCGGAGATCCTGGAGGACCCGACGGAGAAGCAGCGTTGTCTGGACGTCCTGATGGGGCAATACGGCGGCCCCCAGGACCCCCTGCCCGAAGAGGCCCTGGCCCGTACCGCCGTGATCCGCCTTCGGGTCACCTCCCTCACGGGCAAGTTCTCCGGCTATCCCAAGCCTTTGTCGCCCCAGGATCTATGATCCCCCTCTCCCGGCTTCTGCAGGGGGGGAGCTTTCCCGGGGACTCCCTCCGGTTCGGTCCGAGGAGGGGATCGGGGCCGGTGGTGGTGTGGCACCTCACGGACCGATGCGGCCTCCGGTGTCGGCACTGCTATGCCGAGGCCACGCCGGAGGGAGAGCGTTTCGTCTCCCTCCGGGAGGGATTTCGCTGTCTGGAGACCTTCGCGGCCTGGGGGGCTCCGGCGGTGCTCCTCTCCGGGGGGGAGCCCCTGGAATCGCCCCATGGACGCGCCTTCCTGGAGAGGGGGGCGGAGTTGGGGCTGTCCCTGGCGGTTTCCACCAACGGTACCAGGGTGGACGACTCCTGGGCCGAAGCTCTGGCGAAGCGGGGCGCCTACGTGGGGGTCAGCCTGGACGGGCCGCAGGAGATCCACGACTCCTTCCGGGGGGTACCCGGGGCCTGGAACGCCGCGGCGGCGGGGCTGGAACGGCTGAAACGCGCCGGGGCCCGGTGCGGGCTGCGGGTCACCCTCTGCCGGAGCACCCTGCCCGGGGTTCGGGACCTGCTGGAGTGGGCTCGGGGACGGGTGGACCGGGTCTGTCTGTACCACTTCGTCCCTGCGGGGCGGGGGCAGGAGGGGGAGTGCCTCTCCTCGGAGCAGACCCGGGAGGTGCTGGAGTGGCTGTTCTCCTGGGTGCGCCGGGAGGCGGGACCCCTGGAGGTCCTCACGGTGGACAACGCGACGGACGGGATCGCCCTGCTGGGCTACGTGAAGCGGGAGCTGCCGGAGCGGTTTGGGGAAGTCCGGGAGCTGCTGGCCCGACAAGGGGGCAACCAGAGCGGTCTGCGGATCCTCTCGGTACGCTGGGATGGGCTGGTGAGCCCCGATCCCTTCTCCTTCTCCCATCCCCTGGGGCGGCTGGATCGGGACACGGGAGTCTTGTGTCCGGAGGGAGACCTCCAGGAACGTCTGAAGGATCGGAAGCCCTATCTTCCCCCCCGTTGCGCCTCCTGTCCCGGCCTGCCCCTGTGCAACGGCAACCTTCGGGCCCGGGCGTCGGGAACGGGAAGGGGCTTCTGGGGGGAGGACCCGGGGTGCTACCTCTCGGGCCGGGAGATCCGAGAGATCCTCTCATGAATCCCCTGCCCCGATGGGCGGGTCTCCTGGAGGAGGGGCTTCCCCTGACCCGGCGCCCCTTCCGGGACCTGGGGGCGTCCCTGGGGACGGGAGAAACCGCCCTTTTGGAGGAGGTGCGGCGTTTTGCGGCGGAGGACCCGCGCTACCGGGGGTTTCGGGCGGTCTGGAGCGCCCGGGCCTTCGGCTTCGCCGGAGCGCTGTGCGCCTTTCTCGTGCCCCGGCCCCGGGTGGAGGGGATCCGCGGGACGTTGGCGGGGTTCCCCGGGGTGACCCACGGCTACCTTCGGGAGCACCGAATGAACCTCTGGCTCACCCTTCAGGCCCCGGACGAGAGGGTCCTGCGGGAAGACGCCCGGCGGCTGCGCTCTCTCCTGGGGGCGGAGGAGGGGGTGGTCCTTCCCGCACGGAGGGTGTTCAAGCTCCGGGCCCGGTTCGCCCCCTCGGGGTCTTCGGTCCTCTTTCGGGAAGAGGAGGAGGTTTCCCCCTGGGGAGAGGAACCGAGTCAGGAGAGACGTACGATCCTGGTGACGCGCTCCGAAGAGGGTTTCCCCCTG
The sequence above is drawn from the Aminomonas paucivorans DSM 12260 genome and encodes:
- a CDS encoding Lrp/AsnC family transcriptional regulator — its product is MNPLPRWAGLLEEGLPLTRRPFRDLGASLGTGETALLEEVRRFAAEDPRYRGFRAVWSARAFGFAGALCAFLVPRPRVEGIRGTLAGFPGVTHGYLREHRMNLWLTLQAPDERVLREDARRLRSLLGAEEGVVLPARRVFKLRARFAPSGSSVLFREEEEVSPWGEEPSQERRTILVTRSEEGFPLEAEPFDALGEAAGLEGERVLAFFRRSRDRRRLLRVGLTLRHRLLGWRENLLVGWQVPESRLERAGQAASACPGVSHCYARGDAPGWPYNLYAMLHARTEGELRDLLAWLEGRVLPTDRVLLPTREELRKTGGCVGSLLVRRGEGD